The sequence TTTCAATGTCAATCGTGCCGCACACCCGGTCTTCCGTCGCCCCCAAGGGCAAATCCACCATCGGCACCTTTTGTTTCACCACCCGCAGGGGTTCGCCCCGTTCTTTGGCTTGGCGCACGGTTTCCGCCATCAACTCCGGGTCCTCCGGGTCAGAGTTAAAGGGGTCACCTTCGACGACCGTAATTTCCGGCAGGACATCCACCAAAGCCCGAATGGTGGTTGATTTCCCCGTCCCCCGGTCGCCCATGATCATCACCCCGCCGATTTTGGGGTCAATCACATTCAGCAATAGGGCTAATTTCATCTCCTCCTGGCCAACGATGGCACTGAAGGGAAACACCGGACGGGTCAGGGGGCGAGTGGCGGTAGCAGGCACAGGTTTCTCGATGATTAAGACTAACCATCCATTCTGCCATAGGGAGCGGGTAGTATTACATGGGGCGTGTCAACTTACTCGGAAAACCGACGCAAAAGGTATAAAACCAGAGAAAAAATGAAAGAAAGCCCCAGAGAAATCAGAATGGATGTGCCCAGGGGGAAATAAAAACTAAAATTCTCCCGCTCGATTTTGAAATCCAGGGGCAAACGACCCAACCAATTCAACACAGGCACCTTGGGCGCTAAGTAAAGCCCTAAACCAATCAGTAGCAGAACTGCCCCAAAAAAGATCAGAGACTTACCAAGTTCGGACATCATCGGTTTCTGGTTTATGGAATTTATCTTGATTTTAATTTTATTTTAATTTAATTTATTTTATTTTAAGGGCACTTCTAAAAATGAGTTGCAGGGGCGTAGCTCCCGTCAAAGAAGCACCTGCGGTGTATGGTTCTCGATAGGATTGGGTATCTCAGCAAAATATAGCCATCCTCACTAAATTTAGAATAGGGGTCGCAGGGGCACTGCCCCCGTCCTTGGTTCTGGAAAAGTTTTGTATGCCTACGCACGCAAGCTAACTACAAAATCGAAAAACAGCCTATTTTAGGGGATTTCAACCTTATAGGTGTAAAATTTTTACTCACAATTTATCTGAAACTACCCGCTCCAGTTGGTGAATCATCCCCTGGTCGGATAAAATTTCTAAGTACTTACACCATACATTCCCATCTCCTGGGTAGATGAGCCGCCCAAGGGTACTCGTGGGGAAAAATACTTATTGCTCGAACGAGTCTCCAAGTGAGTCCCGGAGTGTGGGAAGATTCTAAAATAACCGCAATTTCTTTGGTTCCCGCATGGCTATTGGCTATCTGGCGCTTGTACTCCACGCTCACCTACCCTTTGTCCGCCACCCCGAGAGCGATTACGTTTTAGAGGAAGAGTGGCTATATGAAGCCATTACCGAAACCTATATCCCCCTGATTCGGGTCTTTGAGGGACTGCAACGGGATGGGATTGATTTCAAAATGACCATGAGTTTGACCCCGCCCCTGGTGCAGATGTTGCGGGACCCGCTACTGCAGGAACGGTATGACGAACACCTGGCAAAACTGGAAGAATTGGCGGAATTAGAAGTCGAACACAATCAGTACAACGGTCATATTCGTTATCTGGCGGAGCATTACGCCCGGGAATTTAATCTGATCCGGCAGACCTGGGAAGAGTACGACGGGGATTTGATTACCGCTTTTAAGCAATTTCAGGACACCAATAATCTGGACATCATTACCTGTGGGGCGACGCACGGCTATTTGCCCCTGATGCAGATGTATCCCCAGGCGGTGTGGGCGCAGTTGCAGGTGGCGTTTGAGCATTACCAGGAGCATTTTGGGCAACCCCCCCGGGGCATTTGGATACCGGAGTGTGCCTACTACGAGGGCTTGGAACGAATGCTGGCGGATGTGGGGATTCGGTACTTCATTTGTGATGGACATGGGTTGCTCTATGCTCGTCCCCGTCCCCGTTATGGCACCTATGCCCCCGTATTTACCGAAACCGGTGTGGCGGCTTTTGCCCGGGATCACGAAACTTCTCAGCAGGTGTGGTCCTCGGAGGTGGGCTATCCGGGCGACCCGGTGTATCGGGAATTTTACAAAGATATTGGTTGGGAGGCGGACTACGAGTACATCAAGCCCTACATC comes from Synechococcus sp. C9 and encodes:
- a CDS encoding DUF2905 domain-containing protein yields the protein MMSELGKSLIFFGAVLLLIGLGLYLAPKVPVLNWLGRLPLDFKIERENFSFYFPLGTSILISLGLSFIFSLVLYLLRRFSE
- a CDS encoding glycoside hydrolase family 57 protein codes for the protein MAIGYLALVLHAHLPFVRHPESDYVLEEEWLYEAITETYIPLIRVFEGLQRDGIDFKMTMSLTPPLVQMLRDPLLQERYDEHLAKLEELAELEVEHNQYNGHIRYLAEHYAREFNLIRQTWEEYDGDLITAFKQFQDTNNLDIITCGATHGYLPLMQMYPQAVWAQLQVAFEHYQEHFGQPPRGIWIPECAYYEGLERMLADVGIRYFICDGHGLLYARPRPRYGTYAPVFTETGVAAFARDHETSQQVWSSEVGYPGDPVYREFYKDIGWEADYEYIKPYIMPNGQRKNVGIKYHRITHRNGSLSDKALYDPYWAKEKAAEHAGNFMYNRTQQIGHLAELMQRPPIVTAPYDAELYGHWWYEGPWFLDYLFRKSHYDQDVYEMTHLSDYLRRHPTQQVCRPAQSSWGYKGFHEYWLNETNAWIYPHLHKATERMIELSQREPQDQWEWRALNQAARELLLAQSSDWAFIMRTGTMVPYAVRRTRSHLQRLNRLYEDIRAGKIDRDWLTQVEQMDNIFPHINYRVYRPLA